One window from the genome of Musa acuminata AAA Group cultivar baxijiao chromosome BXJ1-4, Cavendish_Baxijiao_AAA, whole genome shotgun sequence encodes:
- the LOC135640295 gene encoding uncharacterized protein LOC135640295, whose protein sequence is MEVAANGRKAVVCPKPRWINPNRPWQTRNQAKPSALSDIFLSEDGEANQMPSSSPPFFAGSPPVRSTNPLIHDACFGDDKLVLPFLLHPAPPSVALEAPAKFRLQPAATRVEGFECLDRDRRRGHGIAAIA, encoded by the exons ATGGAGGTGGCAGCAAACGGGAGAAAGGCGGTGGTTTGCCCCAAGCCGCGGTGGATCAACCCGAACCGGCCATGGCAAACACG TAATCAGGCAAAACCTTCTGCGCTTTCTGATATTTTCCTTTCAGAG GACGGGGAAGCTAATCAAATGCCATCGTCGTCACCACCATTCTTCGCTGGATCTCCACCGGTGCGATCCACAAACCCACTGATCCATGACGCCTGCTTCGGCGACGACAAGCTGGTGCTTCCTTTCCTGCTACATCCTGCGCCGCCTTCAGTGGCTTTGGAGGCGCCCGCCAAGTTCCGTCTCCAGCCTGCCGCCACGAGAGTCGAGGGCTTCGAGTGCCTCGATCGAGACCGAAGAAGAGGCCATGGCATCGCCGCCATTGCCTGA